A window from Cryptomeria japonica chromosome 1, Sugi_1.0, whole genome shotgun sequence encodes these proteins:
- the LOC131038893 gene encoding uncharacterized protein LOC131038893, whose translation MVEVLGHLIARKRSQGMWKGIEIARGVDSTTHSQFVDDTCLFRVASMHEATVMEKVLDKFSWASGQEINWNKSEIFFFHTEVGSQRAIVRLFGIRIGQLPGKFLGMLLFVGAGKTKIWKGLLDGRKNGGLEEQMAHFGWSSSNAEDSCINYAYFPNGLF comes from the coding sequence ATGGTAGAAGTTCTTGGTCATTTGATTGCTCGAAAGCGTTCTCAGGGGATGTGGAAAGGCATTGAGATAGCTCGAGGGGTGGATTCCACAACTCATtctcagtttgttgatgatacttgtCTTTTCAGAGTGGCCTCCATGCATGAAGCAACGGTAATGGAGAAAGTGTTGGACAAATTTAGTTGGGCTTCTGGGCAGGAAATAAATTGGAATAAGTCGGAGATTTTTTTCTTCCACACTGAAGTTGGGTCTCAAAGGGCTATAGTCAGATTGTTTGGGATCCGGATTGGACAGCTTCCTGGGAAATTCCTTGGAATGTTGCTCTTTGTTGGAGCTGGgaagacaaaaatttggaaagggTTGCTAGATGGAAGAAAAAATGGAGGGTTGGAAGAGCAAATGGCTCACTTTGGCTGGTCATCTTCTAATGCTGAAGATAGTTGTATCAACTATGCCTATTTTCCCAATGGCTTGTTTTAA
- the LOC131038898 gene encoding arogenate dehydratase 1 encodes MASKLCQSSPALGLPNASLKPRLRQLTEIPRQTMKSWRNLPRKSSKHSRSSVFSVQMTIQIQDQNPSSSVDLQSVDVNDNGSVDLAATTAPRDLVSLPRPLSVTDLATPPSHGSQVRVAYQGVPGAYSEAAAMKAYPHCEAVPCEQFEAAFQAVELWLVDRAVLPIENSLGGSIHRNYDLLLRHRLHIVGEVQLAVHHCLLALSGVKKEEIKRVLSHPQALSQCEHTLSALGVIREAVDDTAGAAQFIAANNLRDTGAVASARAAEIYGLDIVANGIQDDSDNVTRFLMLAREPIIPRIDRPFKTSIMFTLEEGPGVLFKALAVFALRNINLTKIESRPQRKRPLRVVDDSNTGAAKYFDYLFYIDFEASMADPRAQNALGHLQEFATFMRVLGSYPMDMTPMGQS; translated from the exons ATGGCTTCTAAATTGTGTCAATCTTCTCCCGCTCTGGGACTCCCCAATGCTTCTCTGAAGCCTAGATTGCGTCAATTGACGGAAATTCCAAGGCAGACAATGAAATCGTGGAGAAATCTGCCACGGAAGTCATCAAAACACAGTCGCAGTTCAGTTTTCTCAGTCCAGATGACTATCCAAATCCAGGATCAGAACCCATCATCTTCTGTCGACTTACAGTCTGTTGACGTTAATGACAATGGGAGTGTTGATTTGGCGGCGACGACAGCTCCTAGAGATTTGGTCTCTCTACCCA GGCCTCTGTCTGTAACAGATCTCGCTACGCCGCCCAGCCATGGATCTCAGGTCCGCGTGGCCTATCAG GGAGTTCCTGGAGCATACAGTGAGGCAGCTGCAATGAAAGCTTATCCACACTGTGAGGCAGTACCTTGTGAACAGTTTGAAGCTGCATTTCAG GCTGTTGAACTGTGGCTCGTAGACAGAGCAGTGTTGCCCATTGAAAATTCCCTTGGAGGCAGCATTCACCGTAATTATGATCTACTTCTTCGCCACCGCTTGCATATTGTGGGTGAAGTGCAGCTAGCAGTTCATCATTGCCTTTTAGCACTTTCTGGGGTGAAGAAGGAAGAGATCAAGCGTGTTCTAAGCCATCCACAG GCACTCTCTCAATGTGAGCATACACTGAGTGCTTTGGGTGTTATACGTGAAGCAGTAGATGATACAGCAGGTGCAGCCCAG TTCATAGCTGCAAATAATCTCCGAGACACGGGGGCTGTTGCAAGTGCCCGAGCTGCTGAGATTTATGGCCTTGACATTGTTGCCAATGGGATTCAG GATGATTCAGACAATGTTACTCGCTTTTTGATGTTGGCCAGAGAACCAATAATTCCAAGAATTGACAGGCCATTCAAG ACAAGCATCATGTTCACGCTCGAGGAAGGACCTGGAGTACTTTTCAAGGCACTTGCAGTATTTGCTCTGAGAAATATCAATCTAACAAAG ATAGAAAGTAGACCTCAAAGAAAGCGACCTTTGCGGGTAGTTGATGATAGTAACACTGGTGCTGCAAA GTACTTTGACTATCTCTTCTACATTGATTTTGAAGCATCTATGGCAGATCCACGAGCTCAAAATGCGTTAGGTCATCTACAG GAATTTGCAACATTCATGCGGGTGCTGGGTAGTTATCCTATGGACATGACCCCCATGGGTCAGTCATGA